Proteins found in one Hyla sarda isolate aHylSar1 chromosome 7, aHylSar1.hap1, whole genome shotgun sequence genomic segment:
- the LOC130281612 gene encoding small proline-rich protein 2D-like translates to MSAKGQCKDPCAPVCQDQAPKCCPDPCAPPPCQDPCAVQDPCCKQQGVSGKGYAGQGGLGGFGGGFGGGFGGGLGGKK, encoded by the exons ATGTCTGCTAAGGGACAATGCAAGGACC CATGTGCCCCAGTTTGCCAGGACCAAGCACCCAAATGCTGCCCAGATCCATGTGCTCCACCCCCTTGCCAAG atCCATGTGCTGTACAGGATCCCTGCTGTAAGCAGCAAGGTGTTTCAGGCAAAGGCTATGCAGGTCAAGGAGGACTTGGTGGATTCGGTGGTGGATTCGGTGGTGGATTCGGTGGTGGACTCGGTGGCAAGAAGTGA